In Janthinobacterium rivuli, a single genomic region encodes these proteins:
- a CDS encoding response regulator — translation MKEKATIRVFIADDHAIVREGLKQILADTKDIIVAGEAENGHDAIKLFRGSKCQVLLLDISLPDRSGIEVLKQIKKEKPELAVLMLSMHREDQYAIRSLKAGAAGYLTKQSAPRELVTAIRQVAQGLKYISASLAQELANTVGEDHETALHDTLSDREYQTLVMIASGKAVGAIAEELKLSVKTVSEYRARLLVKMKLKNSAELTHYAIRNQLVD, via the coding sequence ATGAAAGAAAAAGCCACCATCCGGGTATTCATCGCCGACGATCATGCGATCGTGCGCGAGGGCTTGAAGCAAATCCTCGCCGACACGAAGGACATCATCGTGGCCGGCGAGGCCGAAAATGGCCACGACGCCATCAAGCTGTTCCGCGGCTCGAAATGCCAGGTGTTGCTGCTCGACATCTCCCTGCCCGACCGCAGCGGCATCGAGGTGCTCAAGCAGATCAAGAAGGAAAAGCCGGAACTGGCCGTGCTGATGCTCTCCATGCACCGCGAGGATCAGTACGCCATCCGTTCGCTCAAGGCGGGCGCGGCCGGCTACCTGACGAAACAGAGCGCGCCGCGCGAACTGGTCACAGCCATCCGCCAGGTGGCACAGGGCTTGAAATACATCAGCGCCTCGCTGGCGCAGGAACTGGCCAACACGGTGGGCGAAGACCACGAAACGGCCTTGCACGACACCCTGTCGGACCGCGAATACCAGACCCTGGTCATGATCGCCTCCGGCAAGGCCGTGGGCGCCATCGCCGAAGAGCTGAAATTGTCCGTGAAGACCGTCAGCGAATACCGCGCCCGCTTGCTGGTCAAGATGAAACTCAAGAACAGCGCCGAACTGACGCATTACGCCATCCGCAACCAGCTGGTGGATTGA